AAGCCGACCACGCCCGACGCACTCGTCCGCCGATACCTGCGGAGACTCCGCGACGAACTGCGGGACCTGCCGCGGGACCGCCGGCAGGAGGTACTCGACCAGGTCAACGAGCACATCGCCGAAAGCCGGTTGGCGCCGGACGTACGGAGCACGGCACAGGTGCAGGCGATGCTGGACCGGTTGGGTGATCCGGCGACGCTCGGCGCGGACGCGCGGGACCGGTTCGGTGTCCCGCCGAGCCGGCGCGGCCCCCTGGAGACGCTGGTGCTGCTGCTGAGCTGCCTCGGCCCGCTGCTGGTGGTCGTTCCGAGCATCTTCGTCCCGTTCGGGCTGGTCCGGCCCTGGCAGGTCGTACCGGTGATCATCGTGGGGTTGCTCTGGCTGTCGCGGGTCTGGCGGCTCCGGGACAAGCTCGTCGCCACCGCCCTGCTGCTCAGCGCCGTCGGGCTCTTCCCCGTCCTGAGGGTGGTGGGCTTCCACGACACGAACCTGCCCTCGCTGGTCGCCATCCTCCTCATGCTCGTCGTGCCCTTCGCCACGGCCGGGACGTACCTGCAGATTCGCATCCGGCGACTCACCGCCCCCGCGCCCGCCGGATTCGCCACCGGGTAGCCGTCGGCACCGGGTAGCTGTCGGCACCGGGTAGCCGTCGGCGGCGCACACCGAGGTGTTCCGGCGGCACGATCCGGCTGCCGGACCCGCCGACAGCCGACCTCCGGCCGAGCCGGGCGCTCCGGCGGCCAGTCAGCCCGGCGGGTCGGCCGTACCGGGTGGGGCTACGGCCGCCCAGGCGACGGTCACCTCGCCGAGCCGCCACCGCGCCGGCCGGTCCAGGACGGGCCAACCGGCCGCCCGGACGGATTCCACCGTACGCAGCCAGCGTTGCCGGGGCCCGAAAGTGGCGTACGGGGCGGCATCGCGCCAGCCGTCCTCCAGCGCCCGGATCAGCGCGTGTACCCCGGCGCCGGGAACGTTGTGGTGGATCAGCGCCTTCGGCAGCCGCTCGGCCAGCGAGCCGGGATGGTCGAGTGTGGACAGCCGGGCGGC
The nucleotide sequence above comes from Plantactinospora soyae. Encoded proteins:
- a CDS encoding HAAS signaling domain-containing protein, which produces MKPTTPDALVRRYLRRLRDELRDLPRDRRQEVLDQVNEHIAESRLAPDVRSTAQVQAMLDRLGDPATLGADARDRFGVPPSRRGPLETLVLLLSCLGPLLVVVPSIFVPFGLVRPWQVVPVIIVGLLWLSRVWRLRDKLVATALLLSAVGLFPVLRVVGFHDTNLPSLVAILLMLVVPFATAGTYLQIRIRRLTAPAPAGFATG